The Planctomicrobium piriforme genome window below encodes:
- a CDS encoding HlyD family efflux transporter periplasmic adaptor subunit, protein MQQQQATNAAIIPSTQRPLPLRCRADLVVEQILYQDVAYPVIKDPIGLKYYRLQPEQFGILSLLDGQRSLEDLRDDLQAQFPTTHITPADVQSLVTDLHEKGLLISDRLGQGQSALKRHRQEQLKKLRQTLMNPLYLRLPGWDPDATLKKLNPWCGWLFDWPAILVCMLFVATSWLFVAVRFDEIRQRLPEFQQFFGWPNLIFLWITMAATKILHEFGHGLSCKRYGGECHSMGIMLLVFSPTLYCDVTDSWMMKNKWHRIIIGAAGMYIEMILAAFAILFWYGSQPGLLNNLALNVFFISTVTTVIFNANPLLKYDGYYILSDYLEIPNLTSKASKMLSQTFAWTVFGIDMPTDPFMPTSGKGWFILYAIASAIYRWVVLFGITLFLYTVLKPYRLQSLGIAMAVFSVCGVIFGLFYQLFQMLSAPRIDPMSRVRVAVAIVLLGGLVTGVLMLPVPWYEEAAFYLEPVNVHHVYSSTPGFLDQIHVAPDQTVQPGQPLLTLESPELSDKIDELTEQRSAQAVEPQLYRALKDPDSQLLAERRLETMDQEISDLQLQHQQTRVVAPIAGKVIAPPRLPVPTIDQTRRQLPTWHGTPLEHENLRAYLDEGTHLCSIAPEDDYQAILLIQQSDRGDLKPGDHVRLKLDLFPNQTITGVITDFSDRDLEYAPASLSNKYGGPLATVTDAQGREKLNNRVYQATVKLDVPPEALRTGMRGRMRFIVSERTLYDWLWRWFRQTFHFHL, encoded by the coding sequence ATGCAGCAGCAGCAAGCCACTAATGCCGCGATCATCCCCTCGACACAGCGGCCGCTGCCGCTGCGGTGTCGCGCCGATCTGGTCGTCGAGCAGATTCTCTATCAAGACGTCGCCTATCCTGTCATCAAAGATCCGATCGGACTGAAGTATTACCGTCTGCAACCTGAACAGTTCGGCATCCTGTCGTTACTCGATGGCCAGCGCAGCCTTGAAGACTTGCGAGACGACCTGCAAGCACAGTTCCCGACGACACATATCACGCCTGCCGACGTGCAGTCGCTGGTCACCGACCTGCACGAGAAAGGTCTGCTGATCAGCGACCGTCTCGGACAAGGGCAATCCGCCCTGAAACGGCATCGTCAGGAACAGCTCAAAAAACTTCGCCAGACCCTGATGAACCCGCTCTATCTGCGGCTGCCAGGCTGGGATCCCGATGCGACTCTGAAGAAGCTCAATCCCTGGTGTGGGTGGCTGTTCGACTGGCCGGCCATTCTCGTCTGCATGCTGTTTGTGGCGACGTCGTGGCTGTTTGTGGCGGTGCGATTCGACGAGATCCGCCAGCGGCTGCCCGAGTTTCAGCAGTTTTTCGGCTGGCCGAACCTGATCTTCCTCTGGATCACGATGGCCGCCACGAAGATCCTGCACGAGTTCGGTCATGGGCTTTCGTGCAAACGCTACGGCGGGGAATGCCATTCGATGGGCATCATGCTGCTGGTGTTCAGCCCGACGCTCTACTGCGACGTCACCGACTCGTGGATGATGAAAAACAAATGGCACCGCATCATCATCGGCGCGGCCGGGATGTATATCGAAATGATCCTCGCGGCGTTCGCGATTCTCTTCTGGTACGGCAGCCAGCCCGGCCTGCTGAACAACCTGGCGCTGAACGTCTTTTTCATCTCGACGGTGACGACCGTCATCTTCAATGCCAATCCGCTGTTGAAGTACGACGGCTATTACATTCTGTCGGACTACCTGGAGATTCCCAATCTCACCTCCAAGGCGAGCAAGATGCTCTCGCAGACATTCGCCTGGACGGTGTTCGGCATCGACATGCCGACCGACCCTTTCATGCCCACGTCAGGGAAGGGCTGGTTTATTCTGTATGCGATTGCCTCGGCGATTTACCGCTGGGTCGTGCTGTTCGGGATCACGTTATTTCTCTATACCGTACTCAAGCCGTATCGCCTGCAGAGCCTGGGGATCGCAATGGCCGTGTTTTCGGTCTGCGGCGTGATCTTCGGACTCTTCTACCAACTGTTTCAGATGCTCTCAGCACCCCGGATCGATCCCATGAGCCGCGTTCGAGTTGCCGTTGCGATCGTCTTGCTGGGGGGGCTCGTGACCGGAGTCTTGATGCTGCCGGTCCCCTGGTACGAAGAAGCGGCGTTCTATCTCGAACCGGTGAACGTGCATCATGTCTATTCCTCGACCCCCGGATTTCTCGACCAGATCCACGTTGCACCTGACCAGACCGTGCAGCCAGGTCAGCCGCTGCTGACGCTCGAATCTCCTGAACTCAGCGACAAAATCGACGAACTGACCGAGCAACGCTCCGCCCAGGCGGTGGAGCCACAGCTCTATCGCGCTTTGAAAGATCCGGACAGCCAGTTGCTCGCGGAACGGCGACTGGAAACGATGGACCAGGAGATCTCCGACCTGCAGTTGCAACATCAGCAAACGCGGGTCGTCGCTCCGATCGCCGGCAAGGTGATCGCCCCGCCCCGGCTGCCTGTCCCCACGATCGATCAAACGCGACGCCAGCTGCCGACCTGGCACGGAACTCCGCTCGAACATGAGAACCTGCGCGCCTATCTCGACGAAGGAACCCATCTCTGCAGCATCGCTCCGGAAGACGACTATCAGGCGATTCTGTTGATTCAGCAATCTGACCGGGGCGACCTGAAACCGGGCGATCACGTGCGGCTCAAGCTCGATCTCTTTCCCAATCAGACGATCACCGGCGTCATCACCGATTTCTCGGACCGCGACCTCGAATACGCTCCCGCCAGCCTGTCGAACAAATACGGCGGCCCCTTGGCCACCGTCACTGATGCACAAGGCCGCGAGAAGCTCAACAATCGAGTCTATCAGGCGACCGTCAAGCTCGACGTTCCTCCGGAAGCCCTCCGCACCGGGATGCGCGGACGGATGCGCTTCATCGTCTCCGAACGCACCCTGTACGACTGGCTCTGGCGCTGGTTCCGCCAGACGTTCCATTTCCACCTGTAG
- a CDS encoding efflux RND transporter periplasmic adaptor subunit, with protein MRKYSIWQWTAICGLVFSPVQLTAGEIAVREPKLAFVDRVTFSVDRTGVIAKVPKEGEQLEAGQTVVQLKDEVPRAMLAVAEAKAQNDAPIEVASKTAEYARLDYEASLEANRKAGSSVAAYPPTHIARLKLNMEASDLKVKEAETEFEINRLSRDQAIAEMESFRIVTGINGVVTQVFKHPGEGVQQGEAIVQIVNPDKLRVEGFVNAQDAYLLKPGMPVQVSVTIPEQNNTTRELPIEGKLGFIDVTVQPLSNRVRVWAEIDNSEHRLREGLPVSMKIANEPAAPAPAPTESTDKK; from the coding sequence GTGCGGAAGTACTCAATCTGGCAATGGACGGCAATCTGCGGGCTGGTTTTTTCACCGGTCCAGCTCACGGCCGGTGAAATCGCGGTTCGCGAGCCCAAACTCGCCTTCGTTGATCGGGTGACCTTCTCGGTCGATCGCACCGGCGTCATCGCCAAAGTGCCGAAGGAAGGGGAGCAGCTCGAAGCAGGCCAGACTGTCGTCCAACTGAAGGACGAAGTTCCCCGCGCCATGCTGGCAGTCGCCGAAGCCAAGGCCCAGAACGACGCCCCCATCGAAGTCGCCAGCAAAACCGCCGAATACGCCCGACTCGACTACGAAGCCTCGCTGGAGGCGAACCGCAAGGCCGGGAGTTCCGTGGCCGCCTATCCCCCCACGCACATCGCCCGTCTCAAACTCAACATGGAAGCCTCGGATCTGAAGGTCAAAGAGGCCGAAACGGAATTCGAAATCAATCGCCTCAGCCGCGACCAGGCGATTGCGGAAATGGAAAGCTTCCGCATCGTCACCGGCATCAACGGCGTCGTCACTCAGGTCTTTAAGCATCCGGGGGAAGGGGTCCAGCAGGGAGAAGCGATCGTGCAGATCGTCAATCCCGACAAACTTCGGGTCGAAGGCTTCGTGAATGCCCAGGATGCCTATCTCCTCAAGCCGGGCATGCCTGTGCAGGTGTCGGTCACCATTCCCGAACAGAACAATACGACCAGGGAACTCCCCATCGAAGGCAAGCTTGGTTTCATTGACGTCACCGTTCAGCCGTTGAGCAACCGCGTACGGGTGTGGGCCGAAATCGATAACAGTGAGCATCGCCTCCGCGAAGGCCTGCCGGTGTCGATGAAAATCGCGAACGAGCCCGCCGCCCCCGCCCCCGCTCCGACCGAATCTACGGACAAGAAGTGA